The Quercus robur chromosome 7, dhQueRobu3.1, whole genome shotgun sequence genome has a segment encoding these proteins:
- the LOC126692141 gene encoding heme-binding-like protein At3g10130, chloroplastic isoform X2, which translates to MMLLCKPSLLTLPPLRTSTSTPRNPKRSLSIITTNSTSPTQRRRTMSALEARISLVFALASQASSLSQRLLVDTATEVVKYVSPKRFESRTLEEALMAVPDLETVNFKVLSRGDLYEIREVEPYFVAETTMPGRTGFDFNGASQSFNVLAGYLFGKNTTKETMEMTTPVFTRKTQSDGEKMEMTTPVITKRMEDQDKWQMSFVMPSKYGANLPLPKDSSVTIREVPRKIIAVVAFSGFVTDEEVKQRESKLREALKNDAQFQIKEGGSVEIAQYNPPFTLPFQRRNEIALEVEKKEK; encoded by the exons atgatgcTTCTGTGCAAGCCTTCACTTCTCACTCTACCTCCGCTCAGAACCTCAACTTCCACTCCAAGAAACCCTAAAAGATCGCTCTCGATCATCACCACCAACTCAACTTCACCGACACAGCGGCGAAGAACCATGTCCGCCTTGGAAGCCCGAATCTCTCTAGTATTCGCTCTCGCTTCCCAGGCCTCCTCTCTCTCCCAGCGAC TTTTAGTGGATACAGCTACCGAGGTTGTCAAATACGTGTCCCCGAAGAGGTTCGAGAGTCGAACTCTCGAGGAGGCTTTAATGGCAG TTCCGGACCTAGAGACGGTGAACTTCAAGGTTTTGAGTAGGGGAGATCTTTATGAGATAAGGGAAGTTGAG CCGTACTTTGTAGCGGAAACAACAATGCCTGGGAGGACTGGATTTGACTTCAATGGAGCATCTCAATCCTTTAATGTATTAGCTGGGTACCTGTTTGGTAAG AATACAACAAAGGAGACAATGGAGATGACCACACCTGTTTTTACGCGTAAGACCCAATCAgatggagagaaaatggaaatgaCGACTCCTGTGATAACAAAGAGG ATGGAAGATCAAGATAAGTGGCAGATGTCTTTTGTCATGCCCTCAAAGTATGGTGCCAATCTTCCGCTGCCTAAAGATTCATCTGTGACAATCAGAGAGGTGCCAAGGAAAATTATTGCAGTTGTTGCCTTTTCAG GATTTGTTACTGATGAAGAAGTTAAACAACGGGAATCAAAGTTACGAGAAGCTCTGAAAAATGATGCACAGTTTCAGATTAAAGAGGGTGGTTCAGTGGAAATTGCACAG TATAATCCACCATTCACACTTCCATTCCAACGCCGCAATGAGATTGCTCTGGaagtagaaaagaaagaaaaatag
- the LOC126692141 gene encoding heme-binding-like protein At3g10130, chloroplastic isoform X1, whose protein sequence is MMLLCKPSLLTLPPLRTSTSTPRNPKRSLSIITTNSTSPTQRRRTMSALEARISLVFALASQASSLSQRRKFLVDTATEVVKYVSPKRFESRTLEEALMAVPDLETVNFKVLSRGDLYEIREVEPYFVAETTMPGRTGFDFNGASQSFNVLAGYLFGKNTTKETMEMTTPVFTRKTQSDGEKMEMTTPVITKRMEDQDKWQMSFVMPSKYGANLPLPKDSSVTIREVPRKIIAVVAFSGFVTDEEVKQRESKLREALKNDAQFQIKEGGSVEIAQYNPPFTLPFQRRNEIALEVEKKEK, encoded by the exons atgatgcTTCTGTGCAAGCCTTCACTTCTCACTCTACCTCCGCTCAGAACCTCAACTTCCACTCCAAGAAACCCTAAAAGATCGCTCTCGATCATCACCACCAACTCAACTTCACCGACACAGCGGCGAAGAACCATGTCCGCCTTGGAAGCCCGAATCTCTCTAGTATTCGCTCTCGCTTCCCAGGCCTCCTCTCTCTCCCAGCGACGTAAAT TTTTAGTGGATACAGCTACCGAGGTTGTCAAATACGTGTCCCCGAAGAGGTTCGAGAGTCGAACTCTCGAGGAGGCTTTAATGGCAG TTCCGGACCTAGAGACGGTGAACTTCAAGGTTTTGAGTAGGGGAGATCTTTATGAGATAAGGGAAGTTGAG CCGTACTTTGTAGCGGAAACAACAATGCCTGGGAGGACTGGATTTGACTTCAATGGAGCATCTCAATCCTTTAATGTATTAGCTGGGTACCTGTTTGGTAAG AATACAACAAAGGAGACAATGGAGATGACCACACCTGTTTTTACGCGTAAGACCCAATCAgatggagagaaaatggaaatgaCGACTCCTGTGATAACAAAGAGG ATGGAAGATCAAGATAAGTGGCAGATGTCTTTTGTCATGCCCTCAAAGTATGGTGCCAATCTTCCGCTGCCTAAAGATTCATCTGTGACAATCAGAGAGGTGCCAAGGAAAATTATTGCAGTTGTTGCCTTTTCAG GATTTGTTACTGATGAAGAAGTTAAACAACGGGAATCAAAGTTACGAGAAGCTCTGAAAAATGATGCACAGTTTCAGATTAAAGAGGGTGGTTCAGTGGAAATTGCACAG TATAATCCACCATTCACACTTCCATTCCAACGCCGCAATGAGATTGCTCTGGaagtagaaaagaaagaaaaatag
- the LOC126692143 gene encoding uncharacterized protein LOC126692143, giving the protein MATALNLSPPPISLLRPLSYRKIPMITTTIRASTSSSETSPPLTTSTKDQGLSSSPSSSATFAPPPDFKPPVPQRFGVRPDKRWEVFTASLGLFFRLGTGVFVSGYSVSFVPKNEIPPGQYALDAGDSKAKETSKLGPRPEKPIEIYEFEGCPFCRKVREIVAVLDIDVLFYPCPKNGPNFRRKVAQMGGKQQFPYMVDPNTGVAMYESDEIIKYLVGKYGDGNVPLMLSLGLLTTLTAGLAMIGRMGKGSSYIPSKLPPKPLEIWAYEGSPFCKLVREVLVELELPHLLRSCARGSPKRQILYEKAGHFQVPYLEDPNTGVQMFESAEIVEYIKATYAVQ; this is encoded by the exons atggccACAGCTCTCAACCTTTCACCACCACCAATTTCACTTCTGAGGCCACTCTCGTACCGCAAAATACCCATGATCACCACCACCATTAGAGCATCAACAAGCTCCTCTGAAACCTCTCCTCCTCTTACTACTTCCACCAAAGACCAAGGACTTTCCTCCTCACCATCATCATCGGCAACTTTTGCTCCTCCACCTGATTTCAAGCCACCGGTGCCGCAGCGCTTCGGTGTCAGACCCGACAAGAGATGGGAAGTCTTCACCGCTTCTCTTGGCTTGTTTTTTCGCCTTGGGACTGGTGTTTTCGTTTCTGG GTATTCCGTGTCCTTTGTTCCCAAAAATGAGATTCCACCTGGCCAGTACGCTCTTGATGCTGGCG ATTCCAAGGCAAAAGAGACTTCAAAATTAGGCCCTCGGCCAGAGAAGCCTATTGAGATATATGAGTTTGAAGG CTGTCCATTTTGTCGGAAG GTTAGGGAAATCGTTGCAGTGTTGGATATCGATGTTCTATTTTATCCTTGCCCAAAAAATGGTCCAAACTTTCGCCGCAAAGTTGCTCAGATGGGTGGAAAACAGCAGTTCCCTTACATG GTGGATCCAAACACGGGAGTTGCAATGTACGAATCAGATGAAATAATTAAGTATTTGGTTGGAAAATATG GTGATGGAAATGTTCCTCTCATGTTGTCACTTGGTCTACTGACG ACTTTGACTGCAGGCCTTGCAATGATTGGTCGCATGGGGAAG GGGTCTTCTTACATTCCATCAAAACTGCCACCTAAACCACTTGAAATATGGGCATATGAG GGTTCCCCCTTCTGTAAACTTGTACGTGAAGTACTTGTAGAGTTAGAGTTACCACACTTACTTCGCAG TTGTGCTCGTGGCAGCCCAAAACGGCAGATACTATATGAGAAAGCTGGACACTTTCAG GTACCTTATCTAGAAGATCCAAATACTGGGGTGCAAATGTTTGAAAGTGCAGAAATCGTGGAGTATATAAAAGCGACTTATGCTGTTCAATAA
- the LOC126690991 gene encoding serine/threonine-protein phosphatase 7 long form homolog: MAAVPAQLPDEFGPEPTDDSVLRFIKTHRACAVWEGKDPGPLKCRGRNDEFRKRRRIVVDDRIVDIVKRVGLEGLYRTPGREIDHNLITAFVERWRPETHTFHLPHGETTITLQDVEVLFGIPIDGEAIVGTTDLTWKDECQSLLGIATNDTTLKGQRIQIKKLLEKIDEGLPDDATEVVVHQYARCYILALLADTIFADKSGDRVHTMWLQMLRNLRNPPQYSWGSACLAWLYRELCKATDRGASQIGGALLLVQYWAWVRFPFLCPRMDLPPDGAYGPPFAPSPLSIKTVWVVNTLNSPAEICLVRYRQLLDCMHPKQVVWQPYEAELAHLPAFCVAGRDVWTARVPLVCFWLVEKHTPDRVVRQFGMVQEPPPYVDTDEALHAIDLRGKVEVNWRDRHDGHIRVWNTRARSLCLGARLEGDMSPVASHKKLLRLYTVGSLEYKHISAVLKTVERLHRITARLPLEDIDGANPEVPEDTGRPSTSSTRASHSHGQRAASHQVVSRADLPPPPRASPAPEFPPPPHASPSLEIPPHTAHAVSDLDISLPTTPASFHPEIPSHTSHTFFDPAHLSFTPPSFDLGPDFNQTPPVMHTQSPSYNIGHIDHVPPHSHSMSFMPTPRLHIDPMSTGTHISFATPSSPAVVGSQAKQPAVHVENEQVVGLQSPPQGRPKRTMKAPPCGTGGHKAGHNAGPTQREEPHEGDAVPPPPHTRHYTRQHKRKMH; this comes from the exons ATGGCTGCCGTTCCTGCTCAGCTCCCTGATGAGTTTGGTCCTGAGCCCACTGACGATTCAGTGTTAAGGTTTATAAAAACACATCGAGCGTGCGCTGTTTGGGAAGGCAAG GATCCAGGGCCACTGAAATGCCGCGGTCGTAATGACGAGTTCCGAAAACGACGCCGGATAGTGGTGGATGATCGTATCGTCGACATTGTGAAGAGAGTTGGATTAGAGGGGCTGTATAGGACCCCAGGTAGAGAGATTGATCATAACCTGATCACGGCCTTCGTTGAGCGATGGCGGCCTGAAACCCACACCTTCCACCTGCCACATGGTGAGACAACGATCACATTACAAGATGTGGAGGTTCTTTTTGGGATTCCAATCGATGGTGAGGCAATTGTTGGAACAACTGACTTGACATGGAAAGATGAATGTCAGAGTCTGCTTGGAATTGCTACTAATGACACCACGCTTAAAGGACAAAGGATCCAAATAAAGAAGCTACTAGAAAAAATTGACGAAGGGTTGCCCGATGATGCAACAGAGGTGGTTGTGCATCAATATGCACGGTGTTATATCCTAGCACTCCTGGCAGACACAATTTTCGCCGACAAGTCTGGTGATAGGGTGCATACGATGTGGTTGCAGATGCTGAGGAACCTTCGGAATCCACCTCAGTACAGTTGGGGGAGCGCTTGCCTTGCATGGCTGTACAGAGAGTTATGCAAGGCAACCGACAGAGGTGCTAGTCAGATTGGTGGGGCCTTGTTGCTAGTTCAGTATTGGGCATGGGTCAGATTCCCTTTTTTGTGCCCAAGGATGGACCTCCCACCAGATGGTGCATATGGCCCACCATTTGCACCTTCTCCATTGTCTATTAA GACTGTGTGGGTTGTGAACACCTTGAATAGCCCCGCCGAAATCTGTCTGGTCCGGTACCGTCAGCTTTTAGATTGTATGCATCCAAAGCAG GTGGTGTGGCAACCATATGAAGCTGAATTAGCCCACCTGCCTGCGTTTTGTGTCGCCGGAAGGGATGTATGGACGGCAAGGGTACCGCTTGTATGTTTCTGGCTAGTAGAGAAACATACACCGGACCGTGTTGTTCGTCAGTTCGGGATGGTACAAGAACCCCCCCCATATGTTGATACTGACGAAGCCCTTCATGCCATAGACCTGAGGGGGAAGGTGGAGGTGAATTGGAGGGACAGACATGATGGCCATATCCGAGTATGGAATACTCGAGCACGATCTCTATGTCTTGGAGCACGACTAGAGGGTGATATGTCGCCT GTTGCCAGTCACAAGAAGTTGTTGAGACTTTATACAGTAGGCAGTCTTGAGTACAAGCATATTTCAGCTGTACTTAAGACAGTGGAACGCCTTCACCGTATAACTGCTCGACTTCCGTTGGAAGATATCGATGGGGCAAATCCAGAAGTGCCAGAAGATACTGGACGACCAAGCACGAGCTCAACTCGTGCCAGCCATAGCCATGGTCAGCGTGCTGCATCCCATCAGGTTGTCAGTAGGGCAGATCTCCCTCCACCCCCACGTGCATCTCCTGCCCCAGAGTTCCCTCCACCTCCACATGCATCTCCTTCCCTAGAGATCCCTCCACATACTGCTCATGCAGTTTCTGACCTAGATATCTCTCTACCCACTACTCCTGCATCTTTTCACCCCGAGATCCCTTCACACACCTCACATACATTTTTTGATCCTGCTCATCTTTCATTTACTCCACCATCCTTTGATCTCGGCCCTGATTTCAATCAAACCCCTCCTGTCATGCACACGCAATCCCCATCGTACAACATTGGTCATATAGACCATGTACCGCCCCATAGTCACTCCATGTCATTCATGCCCACTCCTAGACTGCATATAGATCCCATGAGTACGGGCACTCACATTTCATTTGCTACACCATCCTCCCCCGCAGTTGTTGGGAGTCAAGCAAAACAACCAGCTGTGCATGTTGAGAATGAGCAGGTTGTTGGGTTACAGTCACCCCCACAAGGTCGACCTAAACGTACAATGAAAGCACCTCCTTGTGGGACAGGTGGTCACAAAGCAGGACACAACGCTGGCCCCACG CAACGTGAGGAGCCTCACGAAGGAGATGCAGTACCCCCTCCCCCACATACCAGACACTATACGAGACAGCATAAGCGTAAAATGCATTAG
- the LOC126690992 gene encoding GDSL esterase/lipase 4-like — protein sequence MTPEKANPCVEEVTSITKLHNKALPKALKKLESELKGLKYSIADFYTFLSERIDNPSKYGFKEGKIACCGTGPYNGIYSCGGKRADGPKYELCRNISDYVFFDAPHPSENAYQQFAELIWSGSPNVIRPHSLKELFDH from the exons ATGACACCAGAAAAAGCCAATCCATGCGTGGAGGAAGTAACATCAATTACGAAACTACACAATAAAGCACTTCCTAAAGCCCTTAAGAAGCTAGAGAGTGAACTGAAAGGACTCAAATATTCAATAGCCGATTTCTACACTTTTCTTAGTGAAAGAATAGATAATCCTTCAAAATATG GTTTTAAAGAAGGGAAGATTGCATGCTGTGGAACTGGTCCATATAATGGAATTTATAGTTGCGGAGGAAAGAGAGCAGATGGCCCAAAGTACGAATTATGTAGGAACATTAGTGACTATGTGTTCTTTGATGCTCCTCATCCTTCCGAAAATGCCTACCAGCAATTCGCAGAGCTGATTTGGAGTGGAAGTCCCAATGTCATACGACCTCATAGTCTCAAAGAGTTGTTTGATCACTGA
- the LOC126692144 gene encoding alpha carbonic anhydrase 1, chloroplastic translates to MSLRISFSVLAITLLLVGTSADDLVEELNSISFGYTGVHGPEKWGSLSPLFSACSNGKRQSPVNIVKNKVVRNKNLKPLTRDYRTANATLVNNGFNIGLFFEENVGVLVADGKNFSLKQMHWHSPSEHRINGEQFPTELHMVHKAADGSFAVVSILYQYGDADPLLSKIKNELNELAKEVCAKNEESHIPVKALDTKHMEKKTRKYYRYIGSLTTPPCTENVTWSILGKVRSISKEQVELLQAPLDSTCKKNSRPLQELNGRQIELFAELGDS, encoded by the exons ATGTCTCTTAGAATTTCCTTCTCGGTTCTTGCAATCACATTGTTGCTTGTTGGAACTTCTGCAGATGATCTTGTAGAAG AGCTTAATTCAATTTCATTTGGTTATACCGGAGTCCATGGCCCTGAAAAGTGGGGAAGCTTGAGTCCATTATTCTCGGCATGCTCAAATGGGAAAAGGCAGTCCCCTGTGAACATAGTGAAGAACAAAGTTGTTCGTAACAAGAATTTGAAACCCTTAACCAGAGATTACAGAACTGCAAATGCCACACTGGTCAACAATGGGTTTAACATTGGG TTGTTTTTTGAGGAAAATGTGGGAGTCTTGGTTGCAGATGGGAAGAACTTCAGCTTGAAGCAAATGCACTGGCATTCTCCTTCTGAGCACAGGATTAATGGAGAACa ATTTCCAACTGAGCTTCATATGGTCCACAAGGCAGCTGATGGCAGCTTCGCAGTTGTGTCAATCCTCTACCAATATGGTGATGCTGATCCCCTACTTTccaag ATTAAGAACGAGTTGAATGAACTGGCTAAGGAAGTGTGTGCAAAGAATGAAGAGTCTCATATTCCCGTCAAGGCCTTGGATACAAAGCACATGGAGAAAAAGACCCGCAAGTATTACAGATACATTGGTTCACTCACCACTCCTCCATGCACCGAGAATGTCACCTGGAGCATCCTCGGCAAG GTGAGATCAATATCAAAGGAGCAGGTCGAGCTTCTTCAGGCACCTTTGGACTCTACTTGCAAGAAAAACTCAAGGCCTTTGCAAGAACTGAATGGGCGACAGATTGAGCTATTTGCTGAGCTTGGCGACAGTTAA